From one Luteipulveratus mongoliensis genomic stretch:
- a CDS encoding AAA family ATPase, with protein sequence MHSGLETETEPQRGGTSLDELRTVAGDIHRAVSSVIEGKSDVVRTAVTVLLAEGHLLIEDVPGVGKTMLAKALARSIDCPMRRIQFTPDLLPSDITGVSVFNQDSRTFEFRPGAIFANIVVGDEINRASPKTQSALLECMEEGQVTVDGTTYTLRRPFMVMATQNPIEMEGTFPLPEAQRDRFMARISMGYPTGNAELDMLDTHGGRSPLETLRPVTDGGTVQRLADQVTTLHASPGLRQFIVDIMSATRSSSALRLGASPRAALQLLRASRAHAALEGRDHVIPEDVLALVTPVLAHRVLPSAETQMAHRSTGDVLHDLIRRVPVPTSAR encoded by the coding sequence ATGCACTCAGGCCTTGAGACGGAGACAGAACCGCAACGTGGGGGGACGAGCCTGGACGAGCTGAGGACGGTGGCCGGCGACATCCACCGCGCCGTCTCCTCAGTGATCGAGGGCAAGAGCGATGTGGTGCGGACCGCCGTCACGGTGCTCCTGGCCGAGGGACACCTGCTCATCGAGGACGTGCCCGGAGTCGGCAAGACGATGCTGGCCAAGGCGTTGGCACGCTCGATCGACTGCCCGATGCGCCGCATCCAGTTCACGCCGGACCTGCTGCCCAGCGACATCACCGGCGTCAGCGTGTTCAACCAGGACAGCCGGACGTTCGAGTTCCGACCCGGTGCGATCTTCGCCAACATCGTGGTCGGCGACGAGATCAACCGCGCCTCGCCCAAGACGCAGTCCGCGCTGCTGGAGTGCATGGAGGAGGGCCAGGTCACCGTCGACGGGACGACCTACACGCTGCGGCGTCCGTTCATGGTGATGGCCACTCAGAACCCGATCGAGATGGAGGGCACCTTCCCGCTGCCCGAGGCCCAGCGAGACCGGTTCATGGCGCGCATCTCGATGGGCTACCCGACGGGCAATGCCGAGCTCGACATGCTCGACACGCACGGTGGCCGTTCGCCGTTGGAGACCCTGCGCCCGGTGACAGACGGCGGGACCGTTCAGCGGCTGGCCGACCAGGTCACGACGCTGCACGCCAGCCCTGGGCTGCGTCAGTTCATCGTCGACATCATGTCGGCCACCCGTTCGTCCTCGGCTCTGCGACTGGGCGCCTCCCCGCGTGCGGCCCTGCAGCTGCTGCGCGCGTCCCGAGCCCATGCGGCGCTCGAGGGTCGCGACCATGTCATCCCCGAGGATGTGCTCGCGCTCGTCACGCCGGTGCTGGCACACCGTGTGCTGCCCAGCGCCGAGACCCAGATGGCCCACCGTTCCACGGGCGATGTGCTGCACGACCTGATCCGGCGCGTGCCGGTGCCCACCAGCGCCCGCTGA
- a CDS encoding DUF58 domain-containing protein — MSDERTRTLTGRGRALLTCGVTLVLGGVLLGFPDITRIGVLLVALPLLARLFARRRPPRLGIERTVTPSRLQPDERAEVVVDFVNVGEKSTALYLAEERIEYVLGDRPRFLLPRMEPGARRRLSYRIRSHVRGRHELGPIALQQQDPFGLTHVDLMVRSVGEVVVLPRIEDLGDGRPPGSGLGSEGETPQMVALHGEEDVSIRAYHDGDDLRKVHWPATAHRGEMMVRQEDRPARRSAVLLLDSRRSGHAGTASHSSFEWAVSAIASIAVQLGRAGYTLHLASRETLQEGTIERPLTSSDVIEALAVADLGDDDEHDHVVQAAHGLTERGGSLVAAVTDLDDRSVTDLAGLRQPGTSALAMVMDTDAVAHGRRTTGELATAHCELLGSAGWRVVSVPSGVTARQAWQSLTQHGSFTMAGS; from the coding sequence ATGTCCGACGAACGCACCCGCACCCTGACTGGGCGCGGGCGAGCCCTGCTCACGTGCGGCGTCACGCTGGTCCTGGGCGGCGTACTGCTCGGGTTCCCGGACATCACCCGGATCGGGGTGCTGCTCGTGGCCCTCCCCCTTCTCGCCCGACTGTTCGCCCGTCGACGCCCACCACGGCTCGGCATCGAGCGCACCGTCACACCGTCGCGGCTGCAGCCTGACGAGCGTGCGGAGGTCGTCGTCGACTTCGTCAACGTCGGCGAGAAGTCCACTGCGCTCTACCTCGCCGAAGAACGCATCGAGTACGTCCTCGGCGACCGTCCGAGGTTCCTGCTCCCCCGCATGGAGCCGGGCGCTCGTCGCCGGCTGAGCTATCGCATCCGCAGCCACGTCCGCGGCCGCCACGAGCTGGGTCCGATCGCGCTGCAGCAGCAGGACCCGTTCGGGCTGACCCACGTCGACCTGATGGTCCGCTCGGTCGGTGAGGTCGTCGTCCTGCCTCGGATCGAGGACCTCGGGGACGGCCGGCCGCCCGGCTCGGGTCTGGGCAGCGAGGGCGAGACGCCGCAGATGGTCGCACTGCACGGTGAGGAGGACGTCAGCATCCGCGCCTACCACGACGGTGACGACCTCCGGAAGGTCCATTGGCCCGCGACGGCGCATCGCGGCGAGATGATGGTCCGCCAGGAGGACCGGCCGGCGCGTCGCTCGGCGGTGCTGCTGCTGGACTCGCGTCGCTCCGGTCACGCAGGCACCGCCTCGCACAGCTCGTTCGAGTGGGCTGTCAGCGCGATCGCCTCGATCGCCGTGCAGCTCGGCCGCGCCGGCTACACCCTTCACCTCGCCAGCCGCGAGACGCTGCAGGAGGGGACCATCGAACGCCCCTTGACGTCCTCGGATGTCATCGAGGCTCTCGCCGTCGCCGATCTCGGTGACGACGACGAGCACGACCACGTCGTGCAGGCCGCGCACGGCCTTACCGAGCGCGGCGGCAGCCTCGTGGCCGCCGTCACCGACCTCGACGACCGCAGTGTCACCGACCTCGCCGGACTGCGTCAGCCCGGCACCTCGGCCCTCGCGATGGTCATGGACACCGACGCCGTCGCCCACGGTCGGCGTACGACGGGTGAGCTGGCGACCGCGCACTGTGAGCTGCTCGGGTCGGCCGGGTGGCGTGTGGTGTCGGTGCCCTCGGGAGTCACGGCCCGCCAGGCCTGGCAGAGCCTCACCCAACACGGGTCCTTCACGATGGCCGGATCATGA
- a CDS encoding transglutaminase TgpA family protein, whose amino-acid sequence MSRARFSEGSLAALAVIVATWPITTLLMGQLWFRPVLVLVMVEAAVGMLCRALGAARAIIVGAQVLAVLIGVLLIHLNDHLGPSQWADLPGAIGDLFTDASDTLSRYAAPAPSTPGIVFALSLIVPLVAIVVDLLSATMRMPALAGLPLLALFLLSTSNTGSALNPVYFVALAVVWLLMLARGGLQLLRRWSSTEAYSRTPERLEDRFGLAGYSSVARWIGVATVLTALVLPALIPHLPPRYISDGLARSTSGGRGGVGTVGFSDSLNLDQSLQDRSQTPILRYTTNDPTPPPLRALTMSSYSGGNWVKDDPRQSRPGDNNDRLPVPEGLSAQQPRTFYRTSISANGVGSPYVAVPWPVSSADFGDTNWTYDPSSATPRVRERAGSYEVTYSRLRANARPSSSHAADPPVPSTMLQLDPRSRALVQRTADGIVSSDDTDFAKAIKIQDWLRDTQRFTYSLTLKPAVVRNGRSLDPISNFLETKQGYCTQFATSMVMMARSQGIPARIAVGFLPGTKDTGTSYQVRASDAHAWPELYFPGMGWTRFEPTPGQRSGNVPEYASGADTSNGTAPGREASESSEPALPSGGREQDAATPTGQANAAVHPPQQGWLGSTGSWWTLLVLAIGSAGAVALPLAARWRREQPLRRATDSREQVEGQWHVLQSRLDDLGVDPPRGRTPRQLEQHYRQHATLGGDGRAALHRAVQTLEAVRYAPPSQDARSLDQDAERILRDIRSTASWQLRATALFIPRTGRRAVQQWLRDAVGAPGRWISRQLQRVGRG is encoded by the coding sequence ATGAGCCGCGCCCGGTTCTCCGAGGGATCGCTCGCCGCGCTGGCGGTGATCGTGGCCACCTGGCCGATCACCACGCTGCTCATGGGCCAGCTGTGGTTCCGTCCCGTACTGGTGCTCGTGATGGTGGAGGCCGCGGTCGGCATGCTGTGCCGCGCACTCGGAGCGGCCCGCGCGATCATCGTCGGGGCGCAGGTGCTCGCGGTGCTCATCGGGGTGCTGCTCATCCATCTCAACGACCACCTCGGACCATCCCAGTGGGCCGACCTGCCGGGCGCGATCGGTGACCTCTTCACCGACGCCTCCGACACCTTGTCGCGCTATGCCGCGCCCGCCCCGTCCACGCCCGGCATCGTCTTTGCCCTGTCGCTGATCGTGCCGCTCGTCGCCATCGTGGTCGACCTGCTGTCGGCCACGATGCGCATGCCTGCGCTGGCCGGCCTGCCGCTGCTCGCACTGTTCCTGCTGTCGACGTCCAACACGGGCAGCGCGCTCAACCCGGTCTACTTCGTCGCCCTGGCGGTGGTGTGGCTGCTCATGCTCGCCCGGGGTGGGCTGCAGCTGCTGCGGCGATGGTCCTCGACCGAGGCGTACTCCCGCACTCCGGAGCGGCTCGAGGACCGTTTCGGGCTGGCCGGCTACAGCTCAGTCGCGCGCTGGATCGGGGTGGCCACAGTGCTCACCGCGCTGGTGCTCCCGGCGCTGATCCCCCACCTGCCACCTCGCTATATCTCCGATGGGCTTGCACGGTCCACCTCGGGCGGCCGCGGCGGCGTCGGGACCGTCGGCTTCTCCGACAGTCTGAACCTGGATCAGTCGCTCCAGGACCGGAGCCAGACGCCGATCCTGCGCTACACCACCAATGACCCGACCCCGCCGCCGCTGCGCGCGCTGACGATGTCGTCCTACTCCGGCGGCAACTGGGTCAAGGACGATCCGCGTCAGTCGAGGCCGGGCGACAACAACGACAGGCTGCCCGTCCCCGAGGGGTTGTCGGCGCAGCAGCCGCGCACGTTCTACCGCACGAGCATCTCGGCCAACGGCGTGGGTTCGCCCTATGTCGCGGTGCCCTGGCCGGTGAGCAGCGCCGACTTCGGCGACACCAACTGGACCTACGACCCGAGCTCGGCCACCCCGCGAGTCCGCGAGCGAGCCGGCAGCTACGAGGTGACCTACAGCCGGCTGCGCGCCAATGCCAGGCCGTCCAGCAGTCACGCTGCTGACCCGCCCGTACCCAGCACGATGCTCCAGCTGGACCCCAGGTCGAGGGCCCTGGTCCAGCGCACTGCCGACGGCATCGTGTCCAGCGACGACACCGACTTCGCCAAGGCCATCAAGATCCAGGACTGGCTGCGCGACACGCAACGCTTCACCTACTCGCTCACGCTCAAGCCCGCGGTCGTCCGCAACGGCCGCTCGCTCGACCCGATCAGCAACTTCCTGGAGACCAAGCAGGGTTACTGCACGCAGTTCGCCACCTCGATGGTGATGATGGCGCGCAGCCAGGGCATTCCGGCGCGGATCGCGGTCGGCTTCCTGCCTGGGACCAAGGACACGGGGACGAGCTACCAGGTGCGCGCCTCGGATGCGCACGCCTGGCCCGAGCTGTACTTCCCCGGCATGGGCTGGACCCGGTTCGAGCCGACACCCGGACAGCGTTCTGGCAACGTCCCCGAGTATGCCTCGGGCGCGGACACCTCCAACGGGACGGCCCCTGGCCGTGAAGCCTCGGAGTCCAGCGAGCCCGCCCTGCCCTCAGGCGGACGCGAGCAGGACGCCGCGACACCCACGGGGCAGGCCAACGCCGCAGTCCATCCGCCACAGCAGGGTTGGCTGGGCAGCACGGGCTCGTGGTGGACCCTGCTGGTTCTCGCGATCGGTTCCGCCGGTGCCGTGGCTCTGCCGCTGGCAGCGCGATGGCGCCGCGAGCAGCCGCTGCGTCGGGCCACAGACTCCCGCGAGCAGGTCGAGGGCCAGTGGCATGTCCTGCAGTCGCGCCTTGACGACCTGGGAGTCGATCCGCCACGTGGACGTACGCCTCGTCAGCTGGAGCAGCACTACCGCCAGCACGCGACCCTGGGCGGTGACGGACGCGCCGCCCTGCATCGTGCGGTCCAGACGCTGGAGGCCGTTCGCTATGCCCCGCCCAGTCAGGACGCACGCTCTCTGGACCAGGACGCCGAGCGCATCCTGCGCGATATCCGGTCGACCGCGTCCTGGCAGCTCCGCGCGACGGCCCTCTTCATCCCGCGCACCGGTCGGCGCGCGGTGCAGCAGTGGCTGCGCGATGCCGTCGGTGCGCCCGGACGCTGGATCTCCCGGCAGCTGCAGCGAGTCGGACGCGGCTAG
- a CDS encoding RNA polymerase sigma factor: MSNTPAETPPALPAEFAHPALQELMRVGQTHGSVDSLALKHALETAEIAPKRMKTVLRALEQHGVSVTLDPDTAQRAVAATATRSAAKKTTRPATKKAAAKKTAAADEAEDKPATKAPAKKTAKAATTKAAAKKAAGQTTAAAKKAAAAAAATESDAVADGEESEDSETPSKEAAEKEESETGGFVIRQDDDADAPAQQVVTAGATADPVKDYLKQIGKVALLNAEQEVELAKRIEAGLFAEEKLNSGEKIEMKAKRELWWIAQDGKRAKNHLLEANLRLVVSLAKRYTGRGMLFLDLIQEGNLGLIRAVEKFDYTKGYKFSTYATWWIRQAITRAMADQARTIRIPVHMVEVINKLARVQRQMLQDLGREPTPEELAKELDMTPEKVVEVQKYGREPISLHTPLGEDGDSEFGDLIEDSEAVVPADAVSFTLLQEQLHSVLDTLSEREAGVVSMRFGLTDGQPKTLDEIGKVYGVTRERIRQIESKTMSKLRHPSRSQVLRDYLD; encoded by the coding sequence GTGTCGAACACCCCTGCTGAGACCCCGCCGGCCCTCCCGGCCGAGTTCGCGCACCCTGCCCTGCAGGAGCTGATGCGGGTGGGTCAGACCCACGGGTCTGTCGACAGCCTCGCGCTCAAGCACGCACTGGAGACGGCCGAGATCGCGCCCAAGCGGATGAAGACCGTGCTGCGTGCGCTGGAGCAGCACGGCGTCAGCGTGACGCTCGACCCGGACACCGCGCAGCGTGCCGTCGCCGCGACCGCGACCCGGTCAGCTGCCAAGAAGACCACGCGACCGGCGACCAAGAAGGCCGCTGCCAAGAAGACCGCCGCGGCGGATGAGGCTGAGGACAAGCCCGCCACAAAGGCGCCGGCCAAGAAGACCGCCAAAGCCGCGACCACCAAGGCCGCCGCCAAGAAGGCCGCGGGCCAGACGACCGCCGCTGCGAAGAAGGCCGCTGCTGCGGCAGCCGCGACCGAGAGCGACGCGGTCGCCGACGGCGAGGAGTCGGAGGACAGCGAGACTCCGTCGAAGGAAGCCGCTGAGAAGGAAGAGTCGGAGACCGGCGGCTTCGTGATCCGCCAGGACGACGACGCCGATGCTCCCGCGCAGCAGGTCGTCACCGCAGGCGCCACCGCAGACCCGGTCAAGGACTACCTCAAGCAGATCGGCAAGGTCGCCCTGCTGAACGCCGAGCAGGAGGTCGAGCTCGCCAAGCGCATCGAAGCCGGTCTGTTCGCCGAGGAAAAGCTCAACTCGGGCGAGAAGATCGAGATGAAGGCCAAGCGCGAGCTGTGGTGGATCGCGCAGGACGGCAAGCGCGCCAAGAACCACCTGCTCGAGGCCAACCTCCGACTGGTTGTCAGCCTCGCGAAGCGCTACACCGGCCGCGGCATGCTCTTCCTGGACCTGATCCAGGAGGGCAACCTGGGCCTGATCCGTGCGGTCGAGAAGTTCGACTACACCAAGGGCTACAAGTTCTCGACCTATGCCACCTGGTGGATCCGTCAGGCGATCACCCGTGCCATGGCCGACCAGGCGCGGACGATCCGCATCCCGGTCCACATGGTCGAGGTCATCAACAAGCTGGCCCGTGTCCAGCGTCAGATGCTGCAGGACCTGGGCCGCGAGCCCACGCCGGAGGAGCTCGCCAAGGAGCTCGACATGACGCCTGAGAAGGTCGTCGAGGTCCAGAAGTACGGTCGCGAGCCGATCTCCCTGCACACTCCGCTGGGCGAGGACGGCGACTCCGAGTTCGGTGACCTGATCGAGGACTCCGAGGCCGTCGTACCTGCCGATGCGGTGAGCTTCACGCTCCTGCAGGAGCAGCTGCACTCGGTCCTGGACACGCTGTCCGAGCGCGAGGCGGGCGTTGTCTCGATGCGCTTCGGACTGACCGACGGCCAGCCCAAGACGCTGGATGAGATCGGCAAGGTCTACGGCGTGACGCGCGAGCGCATCCGCCAGATCGAGTCCAAGACCATGAGCAAGCTGCGTCACCCGAGCCGCTCGCAGGTCCTGCGCGACTACCTCGACTAG
- a CDS encoding universal stress protein translates to MTVVVGYVATKEGKAALERAVQEATERSTKLLVLDSRASKADEEPVSRLLEEAGRSGVEVELRSLTHTDDPAEDIIAAADEVGAELIVIGLRRRTPVGKLILGSNAQRILLDAACPVLAVKAPASA, encoded by the coding sequence GTGACTGTCGTGGTGGGTTACGTCGCGACCAAGGAAGGCAAGGCCGCGCTCGAGCGCGCCGTGCAGGAGGCGACCGAGCGGTCGACCAAGCTGCTGGTCCTGGACTCCCGCGCCAGCAAGGCGGACGAGGAGCCTGTGTCGCGGCTCCTCGAGGAGGCCGGCAGGAGCGGCGTCGAGGTCGAGCTGCGCTCGCTGACCCACACCGACGACCCGGCGGAGGACATCATCGCGGCCGCGGACGAGGTCGGCGCAGAGCTGATCGTCATCGGCCTGCGACGGCGTACGCCGGTCGGCAAGCTGATCCTGGGATCCAACGCCCAGCGCATCCTCCTCGACGCGGCCTGCCCGGTGCTCGCGGTCAAGGCTCCGGCGTCCGCCTGA
- the metX gene encoding homoserine O-acetyltransferase MetX, with product MTVLGHRRAAALPDGVLVSLPEDANPDAFGVRLGAQTLESGESLPDVTVAVQTWGRLNADASNAVLIEHALTGDAHVVGPSGPGQPTAGWWPGLIGPGCAIDTARYFVVATNVLGGCRGTTGPGSLAPDGRPWGSRFPNISVRDQVAVEAQVADLLGITSWRLVVGGSMGGMRVAEWVASYPTRVRSAAVVASTGAASADQIAWGQAQILAISHDPDYRGGDYYDQGVVPAHGLGLARRIAHTTYRSASELEDRFGRDGQDGENPLRGGRFGVESYLDHHAAKLVGRFDAGTYVTLTRSMSTHDIGRGRGGLAAALRPYTGDLHVIAVDSDRLFPVELSEQLVRARGSGSVQLIHSDYGHDGFLIEIDQVAAAVDRALSSGTAREARHVR from the coding sequence GTGACCGTGCTGGGCCATCGACGAGCAGCCGCATTGCCCGATGGTGTGCTGGTCTCGTTGCCGGAGGACGCCAACCCGGACGCGTTCGGCGTACGGCTGGGCGCGCAGACCCTCGAGAGCGGTGAGTCGCTGCCCGACGTGACGGTGGCCGTCCAGACGTGGGGTCGGCTCAATGCCGACGCCAGCAACGCCGTCCTCATCGAGCACGCGCTGACCGGCGACGCGCATGTCGTCGGGCCGTCCGGTCCAGGACAGCCGACCGCTGGTTGGTGGCCCGGGTTGATCGGACCCGGATGCGCCATCGACACCGCCCGCTACTTCGTCGTGGCGACCAACGTGCTCGGGGGGTGTCGCGGCACGACTGGACCAGGTTCGCTCGCGCCGGACGGCCGACCGTGGGGATCCCGCTTCCCCAACATCTCCGTACGCGACCAGGTCGCCGTGGAGGCACAGGTCGCCGACCTCCTCGGGATCACGAGCTGGCGCCTGGTCGTCGGAGGCTCGATGGGCGGGATGCGCGTGGCGGAATGGGTGGCGTCCTACCCCACGCGGGTGCGCAGCGCCGCAGTCGTCGCCAGCACCGGCGCAGCATCGGCCGACCAGATCGCATGGGGCCAGGCGCAGATCCTGGCGATCAGCCACGACCCCGACTACCGCGGCGGCGACTACTACGACCAGGGTGTCGTCCCGGCTCACGGGCTCGGGCTCGCTCGTCGGATCGCCCACACGACCTACCGCAGCGCGAGCGAGCTCGAGGACCGGTTCGGTCGAGACGGCCAGGACGGCGAGAACCCTTTGCGCGGAGGCCGATTCGGCGTCGAGAGCTATCTGGACCACCACGCGGCCAAGCTGGTCGGTCGGTTCGACGCCGGCACCTACGTCACCCTCACCCGGTCCATGTCGACGCACGACATCGGTCGCGGTCGGGGAGGGCTGGCTGCGGCCCTGCGGCCCTACACCGGCGACCTGCACGTGATCGCCGTCGACTCAGACCGCCTGTTCCCCGTCGAGCTGTCCGAGCAGCTGGTGCGGGCTCGCGGCTCGGGCTCGGTCCAGCTGATCCACTCCGACTACGGCCACGACGGGTTCCTGATCGAGATCGATCAGGTCGCCGCTGCAGTGGACCGCGCCCTGTCCTCGGGGACAGCCCGCGAGGCCCGCCACGTCCGGTAG
- a CDS encoding DUF4192 domain-containing protein — translation MNQKLRGLGELVAYLPYVLGFIPRRSVVVVGSIDGTVGPISRIDIPPSERRAEAARLVVDQLGRVGLRQFDLVGYDDEEDTRRLMATIRRELSQASGAPCVHEVHVREGQWSVARCACGGCERDEWQPVPEQSRVGAIAEQVLREVEPYADRDELAASVALAHPLVAQAMLTMVDQPFDAMDERDEDDAVAVAWSAVLVTDDDALPVHLLPVDTLLDAVCSLQDKVFRDELMGWMAPDALGFRSHSPAIRSALDDALGRPAWRAAHGAAPLQRDVEIGRVTHRLQALVACTPDVWVDGTATLLAYWCWAHGSGALAGMALDRALDANPAYSLAHLIGHALSHGLRPGQGDPSSREIAS, via the coding sequence ATGAATCAGAAGCTGCGCGGCCTCGGAGAGCTGGTCGCCTACCTGCCCTACGTCCTCGGGTTCATCCCCAGACGGTCCGTGGTCGTCGTCGGTTCGATCGACGGCACCGTCGGTCCGATCTCGCGCATCGACATCCCGCCCAGCGAGAGGCGGGCCGAGGCGGCCCGTCTGGTCGTCGACCAGCTCGGTCGAGTCGGTCTACGACAGTTCGACCTGGTCGGTTATGACGACGAGGAGGACACGCGGCGGCTGATGGCCACGATCAGGCGTGAGCTGAGCCAGGCAAGCGGAGCGCCGTGCGTGCACGAGGTGCACGTCCGCGAGGGCCAGTGGTCCGTGGCTCGGTGTGCGTGCGGCGGGTGTGAGCGGGATGAGTGGCAGCCGGTCCCTGAGCAGAGTCGGGTGGGGGCCATTGCCGAGCAGGTGCTCCGCGAGGTCGAGCCGTACGCCGACCGAGATGAGCTGGCGGCGAGCGTCGCGTTGGCACACCCGCTGGTCGCGCAGGCGATGCTGACGATGGTCGACCAGCCGTTCGACGCCATGGACGAGCGCGATGAGGACGACGCGGTCGCCGTCGCCTGGTCCGCTGTCCTGGTCACCGATGACGACGCGCTGCCAGTCCACCTGCTGCCGGTCGACACCCTGCTCGACGCGGTCTGCTCGTTGCAGGACAAGGTGTTTCGTGACGAGCTGATGGGCTGGATGGCCCCTGACGCGCTGGGCTTTCGTTCGCACAGCCCTGCGATCCGATCGGCGTTGGACGATGCGCTCGGCCGTCCTGCGTGGCGCGCCGCGCACGGCGCTGCGCCGTTGCAGCGGGACGTCGAGATCGGGCGGGTGACCCACCGGCTGCAGGCGCTGGTCGCTTGCACCCCTGATGTCTGGGTCGACGGGACGGCCACCCTGCTGGCGTACTGGTGCTGGGCGCACGGCAGCGGTGCGTTGGCCGGGATGGCACTTGACCGGGCCCTGGACGCCAACCCGGCGTACTCGCTGGCCCACCTGATCGGTCACGCGCTCAGTCATGGCCTGCGGCCCGGGCAGGGCGATCCCAGCAGCCGAGAGATCGCGTCCTGA
- a CDS encoding YkvA family protein — MPAPRSPRSVQWGSMRQLANAVKAASAPGAPAVGARLSAIPRMVRATMSGEYDGCSPMHLAALAGAAAYIVSPVDLLPEAVLSVVGLADDAVVLAWFASALVRDTDDFLRWEKQRASTVRSHTVR, encoded by the coding sequence ATGCCCGCACCTCGTTCACCACGCTCGGTCCAGTGGGGCTCCATGCGCCAGCTGGCCAACGCCGTCAAGGCAGCCAGCGCGCCCGGAGCGCCAGCCGTCGGTGCCCGGCTGTCTGCCATCCCGCGCATGGTCAGGGCGACCATGTCGGGGGAGTACGACGGGTGCTCGCCGATGCATCTCGCCGCGCTGGCAGGCGCCGCGGCGTACATCGTCTCCCCGGTCGACCTGCTGCCGGAGGCGGTCCTGTCGGTGGTCGGCCTGGCCGACGACGCCGTCGTGCTCGCCTGGTTCGCCAGCGCGCTGGTGCGCGACACCGACGATTTCCTGCGCTGGGAGAAGCAGCGGGCCTCGACCGTCCGCAGCCACACCGTGCGCTGA
- a CDS encoding EcsC family protein, translated as MFGLGKSKPDQAVQPKKADGPLDNAAMHLAERLLDVGFDGKAGFEPAKKVAQDAMTKHQGNADKAIAEIIGDHRKLAAAGGFLTGLGGFVTLPIALPANVLEFYIVATRMTAAVASVRGYDIDQRELRSAVLLALIGADADDLLKKAGVVSTGRLANLAAQRLPGPALLVVNKAVGFRLISQVGRKAFAKLGKGIPVAGGVIGAGLDVYLLNRIAGSAKKEFPPRTA; from the coding sequence ATGTTCGGACTCGGAAAGAGCAAGCCCGACCAAGCCGTCCAGCCGAAGAAGGCAGACGGACCTCTCGACAACGCTGCGATGCACCTTGCCGAGCGGCTCCTGGACGTCGGCTTCGACGGCAAGGCCGGGTTCGAACCGGCCAAGAAGGTCGCCCAGGACGCGATGACCAAGCACCAGGGCAATGCCGACAAGGCGATCGCCGAGATCATCGGCGACCACCGCAAGCTCGCTGCGGCAGGCGGATTCCTCACGGGCCTGGGCGGATTCGTCACTCTGCCGATCGCGCTCCCGGCCAACGTGCTCGAGTTCTACATCGTGGCGACGCGGATGACAGCCGCGGTGGCCTCGGTCCGTGGTTACGACATCGATCAGCGCGAGCTGCGCTCAGCGGTCCTCCTCGCGCTGATCGGCGCGGACGCCGATGACCTCCTCAAGAAGGCCGGTGTCGTGAGCACGGGCCGGCTCGCCAACCTGGCGGCACAGCGGCTGCCGGGGCCGGCGCTGCTGGTCGTCAACAAGGCGGTCGGCTTCCGTCTCATCAGCCAGGTCGGACGCAAGGCGTTCGCCAAGCTCGGCAAGGGCATCCCGGTCGCGGGCGGTGTGATCGGTGCCGGCCTGGACGTCTACCTCCTGAACCGGATCGCCGGCTCGGCCAAGAAGGAGTTCCCGCCGCGGACCGCGTGA
- a CDS encoding sulfurtransferase yields the protein MPAPRDENPAFAEYAHPDRLVSTQWLADRLADETADLVVLESDEDVLLYDTGHIPGAFKLDWHTDLNDPVTRDYVDGKRFAEVMSERGIGRDTTVVIYGDKSNWWAAYALWVLSLFGHPDVRLLDGGRAAWTAEDRELTRDASTATPADYPVTERDDPPIRAFRDDVLNHLGKPLVDVRSPGEYSGELLHMPDYPQEGSVRGGHIPGAKSVPWARAAQEDGRFRSREELSSIYEQEQGLATSDDVVAYCRIGERSSHTWFVLTHLLGFEHVRNYDGSWTEWGNSVRVPIETGAPAS from the coding sequence ATGCCTGCTCCCCGCGACGAGAATCCTGCCTTCGCCGAGTACGCCCACCCCGACCGTCTGGTCTCGACGCAGTGGCTGGCCGACCGGCTTGCTGACGAGACAGCCGACCTGGTCGTGCTGGAGTCCGACGAGGACGTCTTGCTCTATGACACTGGCCACATCCCAGGTGCCTTCAAGCTCGACTGGCACACCGATCTCAACGACCCGGTGACCCGCGACTACGTCGACGGCAAGCGCTTCGCCGAGGTCATGTCCGAGCGTGGCATCGGCCGCGACACGACCGTGGTGATCTACGGAGACAAGAGCAACTGGTGGGCCGCGTACGCGCTGTGGGTGCTGAGCCTGTTCGGCCACCCGGACGTACGACTGCTCGACGGCGGCCGTGCCGCCTGGACCGCCGAAGACCGCGAGCTGACGCGCGATGCCTCGACCGCGACGCCGGCGGACTACCCCGTGACCGAGCGCGACGACCCGCCGATCCGCGCGTTCCGGGACGACGTCCTGAACCACCTCGGCAAGCCGCTCGTCGACGTCCGCTCCCCCGGTGAGTACTCCGGTGAGCTGCTGCACATGCCCGACTATCCCCAGGAGGGATCGGTCCGCGGCGGTCACATCCCCGGCGCCAAGTCGGTGCCCTGGGCGCGGGCGGCGCAGGAGGACGGCCGGTTCAGGTCGCGCGAGGAGCTCTCGTCGATCTACGAGCAGGAGCAGGGCCTGGCGACAAGTGACGACGTGGTGGCCTACTGCCGCATCGGTGAGCGGTCCTCGCACACCTGGTTCGTGCTGACCCACCTGCTCGGCTTCGAGCACGTCCGCAACTACGACGGCTCGTGGACCGAGTGGGGCAACTCCGTCCGGGTGCCGATCGAGACCGGTGCGCCGGCGTCGTGA